A genomic stretch from Dissulfurispira thermophila includes:
- a CDS encoding Hsp20/alpha crystallin family protein, translated as MEKWDPFSLRERINKLFEASQTNRGITDSSTWMPALDIYETPEEFVVKAELPEVTESDINIIVEGNILRISGERRFSCEGRSYYQAERPYGAFFRSFHLPFDVDKDNIRAVLNDGILKIILPKNVKDLPKHIEIK; from the coding sequence ATGGAAAAATGGGATCCGTTTTCACTGAGGGAAAGGATAAACAAACTCTTTGAGGCTTCTCAGACAAATAGGGGGATAACTGATTCATCAACATGGATGCCTGCCCTCGATATTTATGAAACACCCGAAGAGTTTGTGGTAAAGGCAGAATTGCCCGAAGTCACAGAGTCTGACATTAATATCATAGTTGAAGGAAATATCTTAAGAATAAGTGGTGAACGAAGATTTAGTTGCGAAGGAAGGAGTTATTATCAGGCAGAGAGGCCTTATGGTGCATTTTTTAGGTCATTCCACCTGCCTTTTGATGTGGATAAAGATAATATAAGAGCGGTTCTTAATGATGGCATTCTTAAGATAATCCTTCCTAAAAATGTTAAAGATTTACCGAAACATATAGAAATAAAATAA
- a CDS encoding hydrogenase maturation nickel metallochaperone HypA, which yields MRLVKRHTKRRYTSNWWTAGVGSGPATTAITLYPEYMHEVYIAESLLDTSIQKCRDEGFGRIKSIKVKIGRASTISVEALIFVFDALKIGSIASGASLIVEEIPTTGWCKSCNGEFSVERDFVFQCPCCGSDAVIIKSGNGLELSELEVE from the coding sequence TTGAGGCTGGTAAAGAGGCATACGAAAAGGAGATACACAAGTAATTGGTGGACAGCAGGAGTAGGTTCTGGACCTGCCACTACTGCTATTACACTGTATCCTGAGTATATGCATGAGGTATATATTGCTGAAAGCCTTCTTGATACATCTATACAGAAATGTAGGGATGAGGGCTTTGGCAGAATAAAGAGCATAAAAGTAAAGATTGGAAGGGCCTCGACAATATCAGTTGAGGCCCTAATTTTTGTCTTTGATGCATTGAAAATAGGAAGCATTGCAAGTGGGGCATCTTTGATAGTAGAAGAGATACCAACAACAGGATGGTGTAAGAGTTGCAATGGTGAGTTCAGTGTTGAAAGGGATTTTGTATTTCAGTGTCCATGTTGTGGGAGTGATGCGGTTATAATAAAATCAGGTAATGGATTGGAGTTATCGGAACTTGAAGTAGAATGA
- a CDS encoding CDP-alcohol phosphatidyltransferase family protein, protein MISHKLGHFLDKPLAPIAKKIAISPNILTILGFLITAVAAVSIPFNLLAGGFLVLLGGFFDMLDGIVARTNGKSTKFGALLDSTLDRYSDSFVFIAIAWYFFNIGNLAGVIFTAGSLVGALLISYVRARAEGIGIACTVGLMERPERVVLLAFGCITGWLFPVIIALFFFSHATAIQRIFHVYKITRMSK, encoded by the coding sequence GTGATAAGTCATAAACTCGGCCATTTTCTTGACAAACCACTTGCACCTATAGCAAAGAAGATAGCTATAAGTCCAAATATCCTCACTATACTCGGTTTTCTGATTACAGCAGTTGCTGCTGTCAGCATACCATTTAATCTTCTGGCAGGTGGATTTTTAGTGCTTTTGGGTGGTTTTTTTGATATGCTCGATGGTATTGTTGCTCGCACAAATGGAAAGAGTACAAAATTTGGTGCACTATTGGATTCAACCCTTGATAGATACTCAGATTCATTTGTTTTTATTGCAATTGCATGGTATTTTTTTAACATTGGCAATCTTGCAGGTGTGATATTTACAGCCGGCAGCCTTGTGGGGGCATTGCTTATAAGCTATGTCAGGGCAAGGGCAGAAGGCATTGGTATTGCATGCACCGTAGGGCTTATGGAAAGGCCTGAAAGGGTGGTGCTCTTAGCATTTGGCTGTATAACAGGATGGTTGTTCCCAGTGATTATTGCTTTATTTTTTTTCAGTCATGCTACCGCAATCCAGAGAATATTCCATGTCTATAAGATAACACGTATGAGCAAATGA
- the recO gene encoding DNA repair protein RecO, with translation MLTRTEGIVLKSFPFGEADLIVTYLTRDYGLLSVFAKSPRKIKSRFGSSLEPLTYSKISFLGKEDANLPRLTQSDIIKAFHVLRDELKCFLSISEMLEMSIRFLPEKEPNFKAFKLLLNTLMRLESDCSNKLYYLYYKIRFLEITGYLPKFDACGRCGANGNGNRHFYVSHGSIMCKRCIDNREDSIIMTEGILKFYKSLLKWSLSNINRIRAPEYFISEVNNIINSHIAYIAGPQKSFNFIRMLT, from the coding sequence ATGCTGACACGAACTGAAGGAATTGTTTTAAAGAGTTTTCCATTTGGAGAGGCTGACCTGATAGTTACATATCTTACCCGTGATTATGGATTGTTAAGTGTATTTGCAAAAAGCCCAAGAAAGATAAAGAGCAGATTTGGAAGCAGTCTTGAACCGCTTACATATTCTAAAATCTCCTTTTTGGGTAAAGAAGATGCAAATCTTCCCCGATTAACGCAGTCTGATATCATAAAGGCATTTCATGTCCTGAGAGATGAATTGAAATGCTTTCTGTCTATTTCTGAGATGCTCGAGATGAGTATTAGATTCCTTCCAGAAAAAGAGCCTAATTTCAAGGCATTTAAACTGCTTCTCAATACATTGATGAGACTCGAATCTGATTGCAGCAATAAACTGTATTATCTCTATTACAAGATAAGGTTTCTTGAAATTACAGGATATTTGCCAAAGTTCGATGCATGCGGCAGATGTGGTGCAAATGGAAATGGTAACCGCCATTTCTATGTATCTCATGGTTCTATAATGTGCAAAAGATGTATTGACAATAGGGAAGACTCTATAATAATGACAGAAGGCATCTTAAAGTTTTATAAAAGTCTCCTTAAATGGAGCCTGTCTAATATAAACAGGATAAGGGCTCCTGAATACTTTATTTCAGAAGTAAACAATATCATAAATTCCCATATTGCATATATTGCAGGACCGCAGAAATCTTTTAATTTCATTCGCATGTTGACATAA
- a CDS encoding helix-turn-helix domain-containing protein, which produces MSILYHELREIEASKARELVRKVLAKNNGNVSETARILGISRNTVRRARDGNLEDLSRRPHHSPNKTEHSLEELIVKESKRTGFRYRRLTSYMQKKYGIAISENTIKAILRRNNVKKKTRKSYNGKHRPLYDYEALMPFSEFQLDTKHLLDKNALPKEVYEHMKDYNLPLYEWNLIDIGTRTRFTAYSYELGSVFGLMFIVFAVLWLRAHNVRGLIKIRLDNAMEFCGGSERKLRQWNMILSTLGVILEAIPAGAKHLMAVVENSHRDDDEYFLMIHAERCNNTKTFLYKAQQWQDTWNFYKPSHGKGMHGLTPYRKLKKSKIAINSHVLKFPVLLMEDLLKTAGLITLFLKSHLTGKYVHTKCQIIRTGSISRKVGAYIHLLIRVIL; this is translated from the coding sequence ATGAGTATTTTATACCATGAACTTAGGGAAATTGAAGCATCTAAGGCGAGGGAACTGGTGAGAAAGGTTTTGGCTAAAAACAATGGTAATGTATCTGAGACAGCCCGTATCTTAGGGATATCCAGAAATACTGTCAGAAGGGCAAGAGATGGCAACCTTGAAGATTTAAGCAGACGACCTCATCACAGCCCAAATAAGACAGAACACTCATTGGAGGAACTCATAGTTAAAGAATCCAAAAGAACTGGATTCAGATATAGGAGGCTTACCTCTTATATGCAAAAGAAATACGGCATTGCGATCTCGGAAAACACTATTAAGGCTATCTTAAGAAGAAATAATGTAAAAAAGAAGACCAGAAAGTCATATAATGGCAAACATAGGCCTCTTTATGACTATGAGGCATTGATGCCATTCAGTGAGTTTCAACTCGATACTAAGCATCTGTTGGATAAAAATGCCCTGCCAAAGGAAGTCTATGAACATATGAAGGATTATAATCTGCCTCTTTATGAATGGAATCTCATAGACATAGGGACAAGAACAAGGTTCACTGCTTATTCTTATGAATTAGGCTCTGTATTTGGACTTATGTTCATAGTATTTGCTGTATTATGGCTTAGGGCTCATAATGTAAGAGGTCTTATCAAAATAAGGCTGGACAATGCAATGGAGTTCTGCGGAGGAAGTGAAAGAAAGTTAAGACAGTGGAATATGATACTATCTACTTTAGGTGTAATACTTGAAGCTATACCAGCCGGGGCAAAACACCTGATGGCTGTTGTGGAGAACTCCCACAGGGATGATGACGAGTATTTCTTAATGATCCATGCTGAACGGTGCAATAACACAAAAACATTCCTCTATAAGGCACAACAATGGCAGGATACATGGAATTTCTATAAGCCAAGCCATGGCAAGGGTATGCATGGGTTAACCCCTTACAGAAAATTAAAGAAATCTAAAATCGCTATCAATTCACATGTGCTGAAATTCCCTGTTTTGCTTATGGAGGACTTGCTTAAAACAGCAGGTTTAATTACACTGTTCCTTAAATCTCATTTGACTGGTAAATATGTCCATACCAAGTGCCAAATAATACGGACCGGAAGCATATCAAGAAAAGTAGGTGCATATATTCATTTGCTCATACGTGTTATCTTATAG
- a CDS encoding YtxH domain-containing protein: MRHEEGGFSAGSVLLSFLLGGMVGAGLALLLAPQSGVETRRKIRELTEEVKGKASDYVEHAKEKVTSTVGKGKEVFEEKKSAIVAAFEAGKEAYEKEIHK; encoded by the coding sequence ATGAGACACGAAGAAGGTGGTTTTAGCGCAGGGTCTGTATTACTGTCATTTCTTCTTGGGGGCATGGTAGGCGCTGGACTGGCGCTGCTTCTTGCACCGCAATCCGGTGTGGAGACAAGGAGAAAGATACGGGAACTTACAGAGGAGGTTAAAGGAAAGGCATCTGATTATGTAGAACATGCAAAAGAAAAGGTTACATCTACTGTAGGCAAAGGGAAAGAAGTCTTTGAAGAAAAGAAGTCTGCTATAGTAGCAGCATTTGAGGCTGGTAAAGAGGCATACGAAAAGGAGATACACAAGTAA
- the tadA gene encoding tRNA adenosine(34) deaminase TadA — MNHELYMRLAIKEAEKAFNEDEVPVGAVLVIEEEIIACAHNMRETTFDPIAHAEVIVLKEAAQKIKNWRLTGATLYVTKEPCIMCAGAMINARLGKVVYGCEDTKAGAVKSLYQLLSDKRLNHQVEVVSGVLEDECAELLKKFFKERR; from the coding sequence ATGAATCATGAGCTATACATGAGGCTTGCCATTAAAGAGGCAGAAAAGGCGTTTAATGAAGATGAAGTCCCTGTCGGTGCCGTCCTTGTCATAGAAGAGGAGATAATTGCATGTGCCCACAACATGAGGGAAACAACCTTTGACCCAATAGCACATGCAGAGGTGATAGTGTTAAAGGAGGCTGCGCAAAAGATTAAGAACTGGAGACTGACAGGTGCAACTCTCTATGTGACAAAGGAGCCTTGCATAATGTGTGCCGGGGCTATGATAAATGCCCGATTAGGAAAGGTTGTATATGGATGTGAAGATACAAAGGCGGGTGCAGTCAAGAGTCTCTATCAACTACTTTCAGACAAAAGGCTTAACCATCAGGTTGAGGTTGTTTCAGGGGTGCTTGAAGATGAATGCGCAGAACTTTTGAAAAAATTTTTCAAAGAACGCAGATAA
- a CDS encoding bifunctional nuclease family protein: MLIQMKVEGLLFDPRSGMYILLLHQIDGTETLPIWIGKPEADAIALALGKVLTPRPLTHDLIKNVFDGFNVKVTRIVITEIVDNTYYALIYAHDGKKEIAIDSRPSDAVAVALRVGAPIFVEEGVLEVKMADELEEWLKNLKPEDFGNVM, encoded by the coding sequence ATGCTAATACAGATGAAAGTCGAGGGCTTATTGTTTGATCCAAGAAGCGGAATGTATATCCTTCTCTTGCATCAGATAGACGGCACAGAGACTCTCCCAATATGGATAGGCAAGCCAGAGGCAGATGCTATTGCACTTGCACTTGGGAAAGTGCTCACGCCGAGACCTCTTACTCATGACCTGATAAAAAATGTATTTGATGGATTTAATGTAAAGGTTACGAGAATAGTTATCACAGAGATAGTGGATAACACATACTATGCCCTTATTTATGCACATGACGGGAAAAAAGAAATAGCTATTGACTCGAGACCTTCTGATGCAGTTGCGGTAGCACTTAGGGTTGGGGCACCTATATTCGTAGAGGAAGGTGTCCTTGAGGTAAAAATGGCTGACGAACTTGAAGAATGGTTGAAAAACCTTAAACCAGAAGACTTTGGGAATGTTATGTAA
- a CDS encoding HDOD domain-containing protein, translating into MNTVGMQANTQLSINNRLFNIKDLPTIPAIHSMILKIMEDINYSVDEVSRHIEKDQVLSSKVLKLVNSSFYGLYSDVATIRRAVILLGSNLIRGIILSTSLFDVADKNLPGLWDHSYCCSIVAGFLAKRFNLITIEEIMTGALLHDIGKVLIKRQLPEESKEIEAVVSSKGITILDAEREVINITHDDVGLWLAETWNLPAIIKDIIAYHHKPGSCNGHKKETAIVHFSDIIVKGIGVSYCNDPFVPMLDEEGWNVLSLSESDLVDIIVEVMDIIQADKSL; encoded by the coding sequence TTGAATACAGTTGGTATGCAGGCAAATACACAGTTATCAATTAACAATAGACTTTTTAACATAAAAGACCTTCCAACTATTCCAGCAATTCACAGTATGATACTGAAAATAATGGAAGATATAAACTACTCTGTAGATGAGGTGAGCAGACATATCGAAAAGGACCAGGTATTATCCAGCAAGGTATTGAAACTGGTAAATTCTTCGTTTTACGGTCTTTACAGTGATGTGGCAACTATCAGGAGGGCTGTAATATTGCTTGGTTCGAACCTTATTAGGGGCATAATATTAAGCACATCGCTTTTTGATGTAGCGGACAAGAATCTTCCAGGATTATGGGATCACTCGTACTGCTGTTCTATTGTTGCGGGTTTTTTAGCAAAAAGATTTAACCTCATAACTATCGAGGAAATAATGACAGGTGCGCTGCTTCATGATATAGGAAAGGTCTTGATAAAAAGACAACTGCCTGAAGAGTCAAAAGAGATAGAGGCAGTTGTCAGCAGTAAGGGCATAACTATACTGGATGCAGAAAGAGAGGTTATTAATATTACGCATGATGACGTTGGATTATGGCTTGCAGAGACATGGAATCTCCCCGCTATAATAAAAGACATCATTGCATATCATCATAAACCGGGCTCATGCAATGGACATAAGAAAGAAACAGCTATTGTCCATTTTTCTGATATTATTGTAAAAGGTATTGGTGTCTCTTACTGTAATGACCCATTTGTTCCGATGCTCGATGAGGAAGGGTGGAATGTCCTTTCATTGTCTGAGAGCGACCTTGTAGATATAATTGTTGAGGTTATGGATATCATACAGGCTGATAAATCTTTATAG
- a CDS encoding vWA domain-containing protein, translated as MKRIIILVVIVFLISVCSWLATVFAVDNASGQLSHQIKNSDSNEGYDIIILMDCSGSMKKTDPQSYRKPAARLFISLLGEKDRIGIIGFGDSAKVLAPLTENTRKNSAVFLSAINKITSKEFSTNITDAVKRGFEELKASNRKNKILILMSDGKLALGSKEKDEAAFKELSGLLPEIAKSGIKLYSIAFTELSDVKLLEDMAKATGGFFRFAKADKDLHIIFASVFEKIKSPDSIPLEGDTFTIDKDINEAILLITKQPGTSTTLIDPSKRKHKASKYGKNIQWYETKTFDMITIKEPLAGSWKVKLSTKEGNKVFVITNLSLKTSFDKGFVNKGDRVTIDAWLERDGGIIGEKDVLEHISFSGNVMSPDGQTTKIDFAKSNGKYISEFIVNITGEYSVNIIAESKTFKREKVLQFKVIEPPQPKADKATHPEQSRKKGIEKGDWNSVLIKFGIINLVVLLAGGIIYLINKVVSRRKSKLKARK; from the coding sequence ATGAAACGAATAATCATATTAGTTGTTATTGTTTTTCTTATATCAGTATGCAGTTGGCTGGCTACTGTATTTGCTGTTGATAATGCCTCTGGACAGCTATCTCATCAGATAAAAAACAGTGACAGTAATGAAGGGTATGACATAATAATTCTGATGGACTGCTCAGGGAGTATGAAAAAGACAGACCCACAGAGTTACAGAAAACCAGCAGCAAGGCTTTTCATCTCTCTCTTGGGAGAAAAAGATCGCATAGGTATCATAGGTTTTGGAGACTCTGCAAAGGTGCTGGCTCCTCTTACAGAAAATACAAGAAAAAATAGTGCAGTTTTTTTAAGTGCTATCAACAAAATAACATCAAAAGAATTTTCCACAAACATTACTGATGCTGTAAAGAGGGGATTTGAAGAACTTAAGGCATCAAACAGAAAAAACAAGATTCTTATTCTAATGTCTGATGGAAAGCTTGCACTCGGCTCAAAGGAAAAGGATGAGGCGGCTTTTAAGGAATTATCAGGTCTCTTACCTGAGATTGCTAAGTCAGGCATAAAGCTTTATTCCATAGCATTTACAGAACTGTCTGATGTAAAGCTCCTTGAAGATATGGCAAAGGCAACGGGTGGTTTTTTTAGGTTTGCAAAGGCAGATAAAGACCTCCATATTATATTCGCATCAGTATTTGAGAAGATAAAGTCCCCTGACTCAATACCACTTGAAGGCGATACCTTTACTATAGATAAGGATATAAATGAGGCAATACTTTTAATCACCAAACAGCCTGGCACCTCCACTACACTTATAGATCCGTCAAAAAGGAAACACAAAGCATCTAAATATGGGAAAAATATCCAGTGGTATGAGACAAAGACATTTGATATGATTACTATTAAAGAGCCTCTCGCAGGTAGTTGGAAGGTAAAGCTGAGCACAAAAGAGGGCAATAAGGTATTTGTTATAACAAATCTGAGCCTTAAAACTTCATTTGATAAAGGCTTTGTGAATAAAGGTGACAGGGTTACTATTGATGCATGGCTTGAAAGAGATGGTGGCATTATCGGTGAAAAGGATGTGCTTGAGCATATATCTTTCTCTGGTAATGTAATGTCTCCTGATGGTCAGACCACAAAAATAGATTTCGCAAAGAGTAATGGGAAATATATCAGTGAGTTTATAGTCAATATAACAGGCGAGTATTCTGTGAATATAATAGCAGAGAGTAAGACATTCAAGAGAGAAAAGGTTTTACAGTTCAAGGTAATTGAGCCTCCTCAGCCTAAGGCTGATAAAGCTACTCATCCAGAACAATCCAGGAAAAAAGGAATAGAAAAGGGTGACTGGAACTCTGTGCTTATCAAATTTGGCATAATAAATTTGGTAGTATTGCTTGCAGGTGGTATAATATATCTTATAAATAAGGTGGTATCCCGAAGAAAAAGCAAACTTAAAGCGAGGAAATGA
- a CDS encoding DUF1640 domain-containing protein — translation MATAIFDTLAHAKKLREAGFSERQAEIQAEALAEIVTDHLVTKGDLQRELKDLECRLIIKLGAMMATSIVIVATLVKLP, via the coding sequence TTGGCTACAGCAATATTTGATACCCTTGCACATGCTAAGAAATTGAGAGAAGCTGGTTTTTCAGAAAGACAAGCTGAAATACAAGCAGAGGCTCTTGCTGAGATTGTTACAGATCATCTTGTAACTAAGGGAGACCTCCAGAGAGAATTAAAGGATCTCGAATGCAGATTAATAATAAAACTTGGTGCAATGATGGCTACTTCGATAGTGATTGTAGCTACATTGGTCAAACTACCCTAA
- a CDS encoding inositol-3-phosphate synthase has product MDQIRIAIAGIGNCASSLIQGIAYYRTLTETHPDSSLGLMHYDLGGYLPRDIKVVAAFDVDARKVNKPLNEAIFAKPNCTKIFFPTLPDNSVIVQMAEVHDGISPHMNDYPDDRRFIVSDEKPCDVVKVLKESGADMLINYLPVGSEIATKYYANACLEANVAFINCIPVFVASEDEWIKRFEERGIPLIGDDVKSQIGATIIHRALTKLFMDRGVKINHTYQLNVGGNTDFLNMLNHNRLKSKKISKTEAVKSQVAHNLTADDIHIGPSDYVPWMNDNKVCFLRIEGQGFGGIPMHLEMRLSVEDSPNSAGVVIDAIRCCKIAKDRGIGGLLISPSAYFMKHPKTQFSDEDAREMVEQFISGKRDR; this is encoded by the coding sequence ATGGATCAGATAAGGATTGCAATTGCTGGAATAGGTAATTGTGCAAGCTCTCTAATTCAGGGGATAGCATATTACAGGACATTGACAGAAACGCATCCTGACAGCTCTCTCGGGTTAATGCATTATGATTTGGGCGGATACCTACCGAGAGATATAAAAGTGGTAGCTGCCTTTGATGTTGATGCAAGAAAGGTAAATAAACCACTAAATGAAGCTATCTTTGCAAAGCCTAATTGCACAAAAATATTTTTCCCAACACTTCCTGATAACTCTGTTATAGTCCAGATGGCTGAGGTTCATGATGGAATATCACCTCATATGAATGATTATCCTGATGATAGAAGATTTATTGTATCTGATGAAAAACCCTGTGATGTTGTAAAGGTTTTAAAAGAAAGTGGCGCTGATATGCTTATCAACTATCTGCCTGTAGGGTCAGAAATTGCCACAAAATACTATGCCAATGCCTGCCTTGAGGCAAATGTTGCTTTTATTAACTGCATACCTGTTTTTGTGGCATCAGAAGATGAGTGGATAAAGCGATTCGAAGAACGAGGAATACCTCTAATCGGAGATGATGTGAAATCTCAGATAGGTGCAACTATCATTCACAGGGCGCTAACAAAACTATTTATGGACAGGGGAGTAAAGATAAATCATACATACCAGTTGAATGTCGGTGGTAATACGGATTTTCTCAACATGCTTAATCACAATAGACTCAAATCTAAAAAAATATCCAAGACAGAAGCAGTGAAATCCCAAGTTGCCCATAATTTGACTGCAGATGATATACATATCGGACCATCAGATTATGTGCCATGGATGAATGATAACAAGGTATGTTTTCTAAGAATAGAAGGTCAGGGATTTGGCGGTATTCCCATGCATCTGGAAATGAGATTATCTGTTGAGGACTCTCCTAATAGCGCTGGAGTTGTAATAGATGCCATTCGATGCTGTAAGATTGCGAAGGACAGAGGTATAGGAGGACTTCTTATTTCTCCATCAGCTTATTTTATGAAGCATCCTAAAACCCAGTTTTCAGATGAAGATGCAAGAGAAATGGTGGAGCAGTTTATATCTGGCAAAAGAGATAGATAA
- the era gene encoding GTPase Era has protein sequence MDNKFKSGYVSLTGRPNVGKSTLLNNILGEKVAIVSPKPQTTRNRIVGVKTLPDAQIVFIDTPGIHKPKHKLGEIMVKEARGSVSEVDIILFMVEPEEPGRGDKFIIDILKDIKKPVFLLINKIDTVSKPHVLPIIDAYSRLYPFKEIIPVSALTGDGIDILIKNIINYLPEGPKYYPDDILTDQLENFMVSEIIREKIISETEDEIPYSVAVDITQWDERVDGTIYIHANIYVEREGQKGIIIGKGGARLKTIGMNARMEIEKLLGTKVFLELWVKIKKDWRYSDRILKEMGYR, from the coding sequence ATGGATAATAAATTCAAAAGCGGTTATGTCTCGTTAACAGGTAGGCCGAATGTAGGCAAATCAACCTTGCTTAACAATATATTAGGCGAAAAAGTTGCTATTGTCTCACCCAAGCCACAAACCACAAGAAACAGAATAGTCGGTGTAAAGACATTGCCTGATGCCCAGATAGTTTTTATAGATACCCCCGGTATTCACAAACCGAAGCACAAACTTGGAGAAATCATGGTGAAAGAGGCAAGAGGGTCTGTGAGTGAAGTGGATATAATTCTTTTTATGGTTGAGCCTGAAGAGCCCGGTAGAGGTGATAAATTTATAATTGACATTTTAAAAGATATTAAAAAGCCTGTATTTTTGTTGATAAACAAGATAGATACAGTCAGCAAACCTCATGTGCTTCCTATTATTGATGCATACAGCAGACTTTATCCATTTAAAGAAATAATTCCAGTATCAGCGCTTACAGGAGACGGGATCGATATTTTAATTAAAAACATTATAAATTATCTCCCAGAGGGTCCTAAATATTATCCTGATGATATTCTGACTGACCAACTCGAAAATTTCATGGTCTCTGAGATAATCAGAGAAAAGATCATATCCGAGACAGAGGATGAGATACCGTATTCTGTTGCCGTAGATATAACACAATGGGATGAAAGAGTTGATGGCACAATTTATATCCATGCAAATATTTATGTTGAAAGAGAGGGGCAAAAGGGTATTATAATAGGTAAAGGTGGTGCAAGATTGAAAACCATAGGGATGAATGCGAGGATGGAAATAGAAAAACTGCTGGGGACAAAAGTTTTCCTTGAGTTGTGGGTGAAGATAAAGAAGGACTGGCGGTATAGTGATCGCATCTTGAAAGAAATGGGGTATAGATAA
- a CDS encoding DUF948 domain-containing protein: MNSQSWIIILSVGFFIMAFGFIAAIVFLIYASLEIRRAAQAFREFLKNTEEKINPVMEETEQTLKSLKKVSDDVGTVTENARNFSSALYEIVNNIRAISNVVHDVREGVSLRVLGLRAGIKTALEVLIKNLRS, translated from the coding sequence ATGAATAGTCAGTCATGGATAATAATTCTGAGTGTAGGATTTTTTATAATGGCGTTCGGGTTTATTGCTGCAATTGTTTTTCTTATCTATGCCTCTTTAGAGATAAGAAGGGCAGCACAGGCATTTAGGGAGTTTCTAAAAAATACAGAAGAAAAGATTAACCCTGTAATGGAAGAGACAGAGCAGACATTGAAAAGCCTAAAAAAAGTGAGCGATGATGTTGGCACAGTTACAGAGAATGCAAGGAATTTTTCATCTGCACTGTATGAAATTGTTAATAATATTAGGGCAATAAGCAATGTTGTGCATGATGTAAGAGAAGGGGTATCGCTGAGGGTGCTGGGACTGAGGGCTGGCATTAAAACAGCACTTGAGGTTTTAATAAAAAATCTTAGAAGTTAG